From one Rhizobium sp. CIAT894 genomic stretch:
- the moaC gene encoding cyclic pyranopterin monophosphate synthase MoaC: MSGGKPGLTHIDASGEAHMVDVSDKAETVRIATAEGHVKMAAETLALIRQGNAKKGDVIGTARLAGIMAAKRTADLIPLCHPLMLTKVTVEIEEDAALPGLRVMATAKLTGKTGVEMEALTAVSIACLTIYDMAKAADKAMEIGGVRLLEKSGGKSGDFRHPEAK; encoded by the coding sequence ATGAGCGGCGGAAAGCCCGGCCTCACCCATATCGATGCCTCCGGCGAGGCGCATATGGTCGACGTCTCAGACAAGGCCGAGACGGTGCGCATCGCCACGGCCGAGGGCCATGTGAAGATGGCGGCGGAAACGCTGGCGCTGATCCGCCAGGGCAATGCCAAGAAGGGCGATGTGATCGGCACGGCACGCCTTGCCGGGATCATGGCGGCCAAACGCACCGCCGATCTCATCCCGCTCTGCCATCCGCTGATGCTGACCAAGGTCACCGTCGAGATCGAGGAAGACGCCGCCCTGCCCGGCCTGCGCGTCATGGCAACCGCCAAGTTGACCGGCAAGACCGGTGTGGAGATGGAGGCGCTGACCGCGGTCTCGATCGCTTGTCTGACGATCTACGACATGGCCAAGGCAGCCGACAAGGCAATGGAGATCGGCGGCGTCAGGCTGCTCGAAAAATCCGGCGGCAAATCCGGCGATTTCCGTCATCCGGAGGCGAAATGA